The following are from one region of the Anabas testudineus chromosome 2, fAnaTes1.2, whole genome shotgun sequence genome:
- the ppp1r16a gene encoding protein phosphatase 1 regulatory subunit 16A, which yields MAADHAELLAEMATVGRLSATERLKHAQKRRAQQLKSWAQMEKDAARGSRAKADKKKTRTSKVKFTNAITLLDAAARNDLEEVRELLNSGISPDLVNEDGLTALHQCCIDDFVEIVQCLLDAGACVNACDSELWTPLHAAATCGHTGLVQLLIQAGADLLAVNADGNMPYDLCEDEATLELLEMVMAEQGITQDRIDECRGAKEKAMLADIQVQVQNGADLNAQDDNGATLLHTAAANGYISVAELLLENRAQVDIKDSDGWTPLHAASCWGQILMVELLVAHGASLDTKSALEETPLDVCMDDEVRAKMMDLKHKHDAIMKSQDRQKGTLQRRASSTGSRGKVVRRVSVNERSSLYRREHHKEAMVWQERGRQPEPQDDDEDRQTDNELHQHATLIAGGAATSSSEESETVDRKIMSSLGNGETSVSLVSSVPGELWSGGGLMDRSASYQLNPASGAEGEEADDMTREKSHHTLADLKRQRAAAKLNKYPAPPPPLPPALEEEPSVAAADVTTTQAQPEVQATPSAEPVASLQQVYFTPASGDPPLLKLRAPEEEQSNNKEPCCGLM from the exons ATGGCAGCAGATCACGCTGAGCTGCTGGCTGAGATGGCCACGGTCGGGCGTCTGAGTGCCACAGAGCGCCTGAAGCATGCTCAGAAACGCCGTGCACAGCAACTAAAGTCTTGGGCACAGATGGAGAAAGATGCAGCACGAGGTTCGAGGGCCAAAGCAGATAAGAAGAAGACGCGTACCAGCAAAGTGAAATTCACCAACGCTATCACACTTCTAGATGCAGCTGCACGCAATGATCTGGAGGAGG TGAGGGAGCTATTGAACAGTGGTATCAGTCCTGATCTGGTCAACGAGGATGGACTGACAGCTCTACATCAG TGCTGCATCGATGACTTTGTTGAGATAGTGCAGTGTCTGCTGGATGCTGGTGCCTGTGTGAACGCCTGTGACAGTGAGCTATGGACCCCGCTGCATGCTGCTGCCACCTGTGGACACACTGGTCTGGTGCAGCTTCTGATTCAGGC TGGGGCTGACCTGCTGGCTGTCAATGCAGATGGCAACATGCCGTATGACCTCTGTGAGGATGAGGCCACCCTCGAACTGCTGGAGATGGTTATGGCTGAACAGG gGATAACTCAGGACCGTATAGATGAATGCAGAGGCGCTAAAGAGAAGGCCATGCTGGCTGACATTCAAGTTCAGGTTCAGAATGGTGCAGACTTAAATGCTCAGGATGATAACGGAGCAACTCTG CTTCATACAGCAGCTGCTAATGGATACATATCTGTGGCAGAGCTTTTGTTAGAAAACAGGGCTCAGGTGGACATAAAAGATTCTGATGGCTGGACTCCACTACATGCTGCCTCCTGCTGGGGACAG ATCCTAATGGTGGAACTGTTGGTGGCCCATGGAGCCAGTCTAGACACCAAGTCTGCCCTAGAGGAAACACCTCTGG ATGTGTGCATGGATGATGAAGTCAGAGCTAAAATGATGGACCTAAAGCACAAACACGATGCCATTATGAAGAGCCAGGATCGGCAAAAGGGCACGCTGCAAAGACGAGCCTCTAGTACTGGAAGCAGAGG TAAGGTGGTGCGTCGTGTAAGTGTGAACGAGCGCTCCAGTCTGTATCGTCGGGAGCACCACAAAGAGGCAATGGTGTGGCAGGAGCGTGGCCGGCAGCCTGAACCACAGGACGATGATGAGGACAGACAAACTGATAATGAGCTCCACCAACATGCCACCTTG ATTGCTGGTGGTGCAGCAACATCATCATCTGAGGAAAGCGAGACTGTGGACAGGAAAATTATGTCCAGCCTAGGTAATGGAGAGACATCTGTTTCCCTGGTCTCGTCTGTGCCTGGAGAGCTGTGGAGTGGTGGAGGTCTCATGGATCGCAGCGCCTCCTACCAGCTCAACCCTGCATCTGGAGCAGAGGGTGAGGAGGCAGACGATATGACTCGAGAGAAATCTCACCACACACTGGCTGACTTGAAACGCCAGCGAGCAGCTGCCAAGCTCAATAAATACCCTGCACCTCCACCACCCCTGCCCCCAGCTTTAGAAGAGGAGCCTTCtgttgcagcagcagatgtCACAACTACTCAGGCACAGCCAGAGGTCCAAGCGACACCCAGTGCAGAGCCAGTGGCCTCCCTGCAGCAGGTGTACTTCACCCCAGCCAGTGGGGATCCTCCGCTGCTGAAACTCAGAGCCCCAGAGGAGGAGCAGTCTAATAACAAGGAGCCTTGTTGTGGGCTGATGTAG